From a region of the Alosa sapidissima isolate fAloSap1 chromosome 9, fAloSap1.pri, whole genome shotgun sequence genome:
- the si:ch211-286b5.4 gene encoding afadin- and alpha-actinin-binding protein has protein sequence MAHRQVRRLPLTRRVPQDASELPSVCPQTSPPVNEASQSALMSSHRDRMASLREQLVERDQHVARLQDALKREREKCGRLQSRCGQQVAELRRRELQNNRLKERLLTDKHKDKGPAMEMLNALPKSLAKKDHAPRGTRSEGRREEEALRLILERREAELREAMKLRHAITTLLHTLRTDMEQTLHVLLSDKQVEPDSQRLVQSEVVLGDHVTGGVVKEWVRVQKVLKEIHAQGGCAGATDQEKQIVQLERELEESQQLVRLQQQLLQDSVTPALPAPLIDSYYLEEWERLQDQRVELDRQRRSFERERQAFTDAAIRLGHERCQFEQQKASLVWQQYLFNSPPVKLSAHHSRRVSPAIKIYLADDPLPNSPDSLCPATPSSTASDQSPGSPGHQEVTTPSTPELYSALRLPYPRRSAGTPSPTACWRGGGGTERSYRAPRRRDHDYSF, from the exons ATGGCTCACAGACAGGTGCGCAGACTACCTCTGACACGCAGAGTGCCACAGGATGCTTCAG AGCTGCCCAGTGTGTGTCCCCAGACCAGCCCTCCGGTCAACGAGGCGTCCCAGAGCGCCCTCATGTCCTCTCACAGAGACCGCATGGCCTCGCTCAGG gAGCAGCTTGTTGAGAGGGACCAGCATGTGGCCCGACTCCAGGATGCgctgaagagggagagggagaag TGTGGGCGACTGCAGTCTCGGTGTGGCCAGCaggtggcagagctgaggcgcagAGAGTTGCAGAACAACAGGCTGAAGGAGAGGCtcctcacagacaaacacaaagacaaggGACCCG CCATGGAGATGCTCAATGCCCTGCCCAAGTCTCTAGCCAAGAAAGACCACGCTCCCAGGGGCACACGCTCTGAAGGAAG aagggaggaggaggctcTGCGTTTGATCCTGGAGAGAAGGGAGGCCGAGCTTAGGGAAGCCATGAAGCTTCGGCACGCCATCACCACACTTCTGCACACGCTCAGAACAGACATGGAACAG ACCCTCCATGTCCTCTTGAGTGACAAGCAGGTGGAGCCAGACAGTCAGAGGCTGGTCCAATCAGAGGTGGTGCTGGGTGATCATGTGACTGGGGGTGTGGTCAAAGAATGGGTCAGGGTCCAGAAGGTGCTTAAAGAGATTCATGCGCAAG GTGGTTGTGCAGGGGCCACAGACCAGGAGAAGCAGATAGTTCAGCTGGAGAGGGAACTAGAGGAGAGCCAGCAGCTAGTCAGACTACAGCAGCAGCTACTGCAG gaCAGCGTGACCCCGGCTCTCCCCGCCCCCCTCATAGACTCCTATTACCTGGAGGAGTGGGAGCGGCTTCAGGACCAGAGGGTGGAGCTTGACAGACAGAGGCGGAGCTtcgagagggagaggcaggccTTTACAGACGCTGCCATCCGATTGGGCCATGAG aggtgCCAGTTTGAGCAGCAGAAGGCGTCTCTGGTGTGGCAGCAGTACCTGTTCAACTCTCCCCCTGTGAAGCTCTCCGCGCACCACAGCAGGAGGGTCAGCCCTGCCATCA AGATCTATCTTGCGGACGATCCGCTGCCCAACTCCCCAGACTCGCTCTGCCCAGCCACCCCCTCCTCCACGGCCTCAGACCAGAGCCCGGGGTCACCAGGTCACCAAGAGGTCACGACCCCCAGCACCCCTGAGCTCTACTCCGCCCTCAGGCTACCCTATCCCCGCAG gtctGCGGGTACTCCCTCGCCCACTGCGTGCTGGCGGGGAGGAGGTGGAACAGAGAGATCCTACCGCGCTCCCCGTAGACGCGACCACGACTACTCATTTTAA
- the nanos3 gene encoding nanos homolog 3 has translation MFLFSPLSSCCLDLLSRQPGDCAKTMVCVSIFSDKSNFGRMDPDKSEFQPWRDYMGLAEAVRAICLRDSPPEKTADELFPRERRESKPSVVPARYRSSKAPGDRPAMTRGCSCKSASVVACNDSPPRRSMESPPRFTRKAFGSPKSKERKKPPHSPATSEPSPPQMFCSFCKHNGEAEAIYTSHWLKDQLGDVVCPFLRSYVCPTCGATGTRAHTKRFCPLVDSTYSSVYTK, from the coding sequence atgtttcttttttctcccctctcctcgtGCTGCCTCGACTTGTTGTCCAGACAGCCTGGCGACTGTGCAAAGACCATGGTGTGTGTTAGTATTTTCAGCGACAAGTCCAACTTCGGACGCATGGATCCCGACAAATCGGAGTTTCAGCCATGGCGAGACTACATGGGCTTGGCCGAAGCTGTGCGAGCTATCTGCCTGAGAGATTCTCCACCCGAAAAGACTGCTGACGAACTCTTcccgagagagaggagagaaagtaaGCCTTCCGTAGTGCCCGCGCGCTATCGATCTAGCAAAGCACCTGGAGATAGGCCCGCGATGACCAGGGGCTGCTCCTGCAAGTCAGCTTCAGTGGTGGCGTGCAATGATTCCCCTCCGAGGCGATCCATGGAATCCCCCCCACGCTTCACCCGCAAGGCCTTCGGATCGCCCAAATCCAAGGAGCGCAAGAAGCCGCCGCACTCTCCGGCGACGTCCGAGCCCTCCCCGCCGCAGATGTTCTGCAGCTTCTGCAAACACAACGGAGAGGCGGAGGCTATTTACACCTCGCACTGGCTGAAGGATCAGCTCGGCGATGTGGTGTGTCCGTTCCTGCGCAGCTACGTGTGTCCGACGTGCGGAGCGACAGGTACCAGGGCGCACACCAAGCGCTTCTGCCCACTGGTCGACAGCACCTACAGCTCCGTGTATACAAAGTAG
- the si:ch211-286b5.2 gene encoding uncharacterized protein si:ch211-286b5.2 isoform X2, with the protein MSKRNRQTTVAKAPQHRSLRSRKRKATEDNEQVTEQKDDLPVTETTKQDSDNINSTSQNASVSESTPQECSLDIIENTDSSAAEVNKLGDTITQFGGGVSSVVKPEETVTSEAPKPKPALSEGSDAHPPISTKDSQSVCSTSSAAHVSNQPKGSHRDQTSSPGPSDPSPHGEATAGEGPCPTEGGEELGESELESGSLRHHPQEGEDVPHLPREERPDLGSEASSQGADGGDPADAPARKRVRRRMGMGRLGGEREKRNLPEGGQTWGRGTGEKDGGEKEREASDGGEQDRVTDGENKRVTDGERGLKVDDGPNLPERSETVQLGVTQLHSDTAVEHSSKETGCSGQSHRNDSGPGWCDDRSVKEQGPVAIPTADGSRTALRSEKVIKEDDQNSAGPSKIASSEEQRDVTPAKETDEIKWGLLQKSMLEDDNREAKPSHGPSATRESASQSTAVGEVSPGNHIQNPAVTVATVAKHCIPGGLHKAEGAHHSSSDDVLKSTKGMGAPECDPVVSCSRSITFSEPAAPSIGEEDNIQSILEVKGHAPEKLTHITPDPCHDPDPFDPLSVNTVSDSQLNDITLNMEMEDQHVPESSRSHKDATELVCGLIRELSSLNRTIMAAHRELESFRRGNRTAWTPQRRPFTPRRPEIQPPSTSVPGQ; encoded by the exons ATGAGCAAAAGAAATCGACAGACAACAG TCGCTAAGGCTCCCCAGCATAGATCACTGAGGTCCAGGAAGCGCAAGGCCACGGAGGACAATGAACAGGTCACTGAGCAGAAAGATGACCTACCAGTAACCGAGACAACAAAACAG GATTCTGATAACATAAACTCCACTTCCCAAAATGCCTCAGTCTCAGAGTCTACTCCACAGGAATGTTCTCTAGACATCATAGAGAATACTGACTCATCTGCAGCTGAAGTAAACAAATTGGGAGATACCATTACCCAGTTTGGTGGGGGTGTTTCCTCTGTAGTGAAACCTGAAGAGACAGTCACTTCAGAAGCCCCAAAACCCAAGCCGGCCCTCTCAGAGGGTTCGGATGCCCATCCACCCATCTCTACCAAAGACAGCCAGTCAGTTTGCTCCACCAGCTCTGCTGCACATGTTTCTAACCAGCCTAAGGGCTCTCACCGGGACCAGACCTCGTCTCCCGGCCCCTCTGATCCATCTCCGCATGGGGAGGCCACTGCAGGGGAAGGCCCCTGTCCCACGGAGGGTGGGGAGGAGCTGGGGGAGTCGGAGTTAGAGTCTGGGTCCCTGCGCCACCACCCACAGGAGGGGGAGGATGTCCCGCACCTGCCCAGGGAGGAGAGGCCGGACCTGGGGAGCGAGGCGTCGTCGCAGGGGGCGGACGGCGGAGACCCAGCCGACGCTCCGGCGAGGAAGAGAGTGCGGAGGAGGATGGGGATGGGGAGactgggaggggagagggagaagaggaaccTTCCGGAAGGAGGACAGACCTGGGGGCGAGGGACTGGCGAAAAAGacggaggagagaaggagagagaggcgaGTGACGGAGGAGAGCAGGACAGAGTGACGGatggagagaacaagagagtgacagatggagagagaggactgaAGGTGGACGATGGTCCCAATCTTCCAGAGAGGTCAGAGACTGTGCAGTTGGGGGTCACACAGCTACACTCGGACACTGCCGTGGAGCACAGCTCTAAAGAGACCGGGTGCTCTGGACAGAGCCACAGAAATGACTCTGGCCCTGGGTGGTGTGATGATAGAAGTGTGAAAGAGCAGGGGCCAGTTGCCATACCTACCGCTGATGGTTCTAGAACTGCCCTCCGTTCTGAAAAGGTCATAAAAGAAGACGACCAAAACTCCGCAGGCCCTAGTAAGATAGCCAGCAGCGAGGAGCAGAGAGATGTTACTCCTGCCAAAGAAACAGATGAAATAAAGTGGGGTTTATTACAGAAAAGCATGCTGGAGGATGACAACAGAGAAGCTAAACCCTCCCATGGCCCCTCAGCCACCAGGGAGTCAGCAAGCCAAAGTACAGCTGTGGGAGAGGTATCCCCAGGCAATCACATACAGAACCCTGCTGTTACTGTAGCGACGGTTGCCAAGCACTGCATTCCAGGCGGCCTACATAAAGCAGAGGGTGCCCACCATTCTAGTTCTGATGATGTCCTGAAGTCAACCAAGGGCATGGGAGCACCAGAGTGTGATCCTGTAGTGAGCTGCAGCAGGAGTATAACATTCAGTGAGCCTGCAGCGCCATCTATTGGAGAGGAAGACAACATACAG TCTATcctggaggtcaaaggtcatgcgCCTGAGAAGCTGACACACATCACCCCTGACCCCTGCCACGACCCCGACCCGTTTGACCCCTTGTCCGTCAACACAGTGTCTGACTCGCAGCTCAATGACATCACGCTGAA CATGGAGATGGAGGACCAACATGTCCCAGAATCCTCCAGGAGCCACAAGGATGCCACTGAGCTGGTCTGTGGACTCATCAGAGAACTGTCCTCACTCAA TCGTACCATCATGGCTGCTCACCGGGAGCTGGAGAGTTTTCGCCGTGGTAACCGTACAGCCTGGACACCTCAGCGCCGCCCCTTCACCCCCCGCCGCCCTGAGATCCAGCCCCCCAGCACGTCTGTGCCTGGCCAATGA
- the si:ch211-286b5.2 gene encoding uncharacterized protein si:ch211-286b5.2 isoform X1, with translation MSKRNRQTTDLLLMITVAKAPQHRSLRSRKRKATEDNEQVTEQKDDLPVTETTKQDSDNINSTSQNASVSESTPQECSLDIIENTDSSAAEVNKLGDTITQFGGGVSSVVKPEETVTSEAPKPKPALSEGSDAHPPISTKDSQSVCSTSSAAHVSNQPKGSHRDQTSSPGPSDPSPHGEATAGEGPCPTEGGEELGESELESGSLRHHPQEGEDVPHLPREERPDLGSEASSQGADGGDPADAPARKRVRRRMGMGRLGGEREKRNLPEGGQTWGRGTGEKDGGEKEREASDGGEQDRVTDGENKRVTDGERGLKVDDGPNLPERSETVQLGVTQLHSDTAVEHSSKETGCSGQSHRNDSGPGWCDDRSVKEQGPVAIPTADGSRTALRSEKVIKEDDQNSAGPSKIASSEEQRDVTPAKETDEIKWGLLQKSMLEDDNREAKPSHGPSATRESASQSTAVGEVSPGNHIQNPAVTVATVAKHCIPGGLHKAEGAHHSSSDDVLKSTKGMGAPECDPVVSCSRSITFSEPAAPSIGEEDNIQSILEVKGHAPEKLTHITPDPCHDPDPFDPLSVNTVSDSQLNDITLNMEMEDQHVPESSRSHKDATELVCGLIRELSSLNRTIMAAHRELESFRRGNRTAWTPQRRPFTPRRPEIQPPSTSVPGQ, from the exons ATGAGCAAAAGAAATCGACAGACAACAG ATCTGTTGTTAATGATTACAGTCGCTAAGGCTCCCCAGCATAGATCACTGAGGTCCAGGAAGCGCAAGGCCACGGAGGACAATGAACAGGTCACTGAGCAGAAAGATGACCTACCAGTAACCGAGACAACAAAACAG GATTCTGATAACATAAACTCCACTTCCCAAAATGCCTCAGTCTCAGAGTCTACTCCACAGGAATGTTCTCTAGACATCATAGAGAATACTGACTCATCTGCAGCTGAAGTAAACAAATTGGGAGATACCATTACCCAGTTTGGTGGGGGTGTTTCCTCTGTAGTGAAACCTGAAGAGACAGTCACTTCAGAAGCCCCAAAACCCAAGCCGGCCCTCTCAGAGGGTTCGGATGCCCATCCACCCATCTCTACCAAAGACAGCCAGTCAGTTTGCTCCACCAGCTCTGCTGCACATGTTTCTAACCAGCCTAAGGGCTCTCACCGGGACCAGACCTCGTCTCCCGGCCCCTCTGATCCATCTCCGCATGGGGAGGCCACTGCAGGGGAAGGCCCCTGTCCCACGGAGGGTGGGGAGGAGCTGGGGGAGTCGGAGTTAGAGTCTGGGTCCCTGCGCCACCACCCACAGGAGGGGGAGGATGTCCCGCACCTGCCCAGGGAGGAGAGGCCGGACCTGGGGAGCGAGGCGTCGTCGCAGGGGGCGGACGGCGGAGACCCAGCCGACGCTCCGGCGAGGAAGAGAGTGCGGAGGAGGATGGGGATGGGGAGactgggaggggagagggagaagaggaaccTTCCGGAAGGAGGACAGACCTGGGGGCGAGGGACTGGCGAAAAAGacggaggagagaaggagagagaggcgaGTGACGGAGGAGAGCAGGACAGAGTGACGGatggagagaacaagagagtgacagatggagagagaggactgaAGGTGGACGATGGTCCCAATCTTCCAGAGAGGTCAGAGACTGTGCAGTTGGGGGTCACACAGCTACACTCGGACACTGCCGTGGAGCACAGCTCTAAAGAGACCGGGTGCTCTGGACAGAGCCACAGAAATGACTCTGGCCCTGGGTGGTGTGATGATAGAAGTGTGAAAGAGCAGGGGCCAGTTGCCATACCTACCGCTGATGGTTCTAGAACTGCCCTCCGTTCTGAAAAGGTCATAAAAGAAGACGACCAAAACTCCGCAGGCCCTAGTAAGATAGCCAGCAGCGAGGAGCAGAGAGATGTTACTCCTGCCAAAGAAACAGATGAAATAAAGTGGGGTTTATTACAGAAAAGCATGCTGGAGGATGACAACAGAGAAGCTAAACCCTCCCATGGCCCCTCAGCCACCAGGGAGTCAGCAAGCCAAAGTACAGCTGTGGGAGAGGTATCCCCAGGCAATCACATACAGAACCCTGCTGTTACTGTAGCGACGGTTGCCAAGCACTGCATTCCAGGCGGCCTACATAAAGCAGAGGGTGCCCACCATTCTAGTTCTGATGATGTCCTGAAGTCAACCAAGGGCATGGGAGCACCAGAGTGTGATCCTGTAGTGAGCTGCAGCAGGAGTATAACATTCAGTGAGCCTGCAGCGCCATCTATTGGAGAGGAAGACAACATACAG TCTATcctggaggtcaaaggtcatgcgCCTGAGAAGCTGACACACATCACCCCTGACCCCTGCCACGACCCCGACCCGTTTGACCCCTTGTCCGTCAACACAGTGTCTGACTCGCAGCTCAATGACATCACGCTGAA CATGGAGATGGAGGACCAACATGTCCCAGAATCCTCCAGGAGCCACAAGGATGCCACTGAGCTGGTCTGTGGACTCATCAGAGAACTGTCCTCACTCAA TCGTACCATCATGGCTGCTCACCGGGAGCTGGAGAGTTTTCGCCGTGGTAACCGTACAGCCTGGACACCTCAGCGCCGCCCCTTCACCCCCCGCCGCCCTGAGATCCAGCCCCCCAGCACGTCTGTGCCTGGCCAATGA